A window of Acidobacteriota bacterium contains these coding sequences:
- the dapF gene encoding diaminopimelate epimerase — translation MIEQIEFFKMSGAGNDFILGDNRQGAWSGFPLDRLSRGLCRRGTSVGADGLILLEGSSKAHFRIRIFNRDGSLADMCGNGARCAARFAFLKVIAGRQMNIEAPAGVFSARVLPDSRVEVEVPGATEEPAPIPVEVQGRTLTGLLARTGVPHLVVFVRDVETVPVAALGAALRSAPELGPEGANVDFVSTTKGEPFPMRTFERGVEAETLACGTGATAVAWVLHRRGLTGPRVRLGVRSGQELSVEISGTPPTFRLTGEARVVFRGILLQESIEEALTCG, via the coding sequence ATGATTGAGCAGATCGAGTTCTTCAAGATGTCCGGCGCCGGGAACGACTTTATCCTGGGCGACAACCGGCAGGGCGCCTGGAGCGGATTTCCACTCGACCGCCTCTCCCGCGGACTTTGCCGGAGGGGCACGTCGGTAGGCGCCGACGGGCTCATCCTCCTGGAGGGCTCGAGCAAGGCTCATTTCCGCATCCGGATTTTCAACCGGGACGGATCCCTGGCGGACATGTGCGGGAACGGAGCGCGGTGCGCCGCCCGCTTCGCCTTCCTCAAGGTGATCGCGGGACGGCAAATGAACATCGAAGCCCCGGCGGGGGTGTTCTCGGCCCGCGTCCTGCCCGATTCGCGAGTGGAGGTGGAGGTCCCCGGGGCCACGGAGGAACCGGCCCCCATCCCGGTGGAGGTTCAGGGAAGGACCTTGACGGGGCTCCTGGCCCGAACGGGCGTGCCTCACCTCGTGGTCTTCGTCCGGGACGTCGAAACGGTGCCGGTGGCCGCCCTCGGCGCCGCCTTGCGCTCCGCCCCGGAGCTCGGTCCGGAGGGAGCCAACGTGGACTTCGTCTCCACAACGAAGGGGGAGCCCTTCCCGATGCGCACCTTCGAACGGGGCGTCGAGGCCGAGACCCTGGCTTGCGGGACCGGAGCTACGGCCGTGGCGTGGGTTCTCCACCGTAGGGGCTTGACCGGCCCAAGAGTCCGGCTGGGCGTCCGGTCCGGCCAGGAGCTGTCGGTCGAGATCTCCGGCACACCCCCGACCTTCCGCCTCACCGGGGAGGCCCGCGTCGTCTTCCGGGGGATTCTGCTCCAAGAGTCCATCGAGGAGGCCTTGACATGCGGGTAG
- a CDS encoding fumarylacetoacetate hydrolase family protein — MRVGRVLLNGRKVPVRVLEDHAWITPEGVRVPPGEAVLLPPSTPSKIVCVGRNYVEHARELGNPMPDRPLLFLKAPSSVLAPGGTILLPEDSEQVEYEGEIALVVGRTCHRIPDGHDPLIYLAGVTPLNDVTARDLQRLDVQFTRAKSFDTFCPFGPWMETEPDWENLMVTTELNGRPVQQGRAADMAFPIPDLVRYISRAMTLLPGDLIATGTPSGVGRLSPGDRVTVEVAGIRLENSVAHWPAS; from the coding sequence ATGCGGGTAGGAAGGGTTCTTCTCAACGGGCGGAAGGTACCCGTCAGGGTTTTGGAGGATCATGCCTGGATCACCCCGGAAGGGGTCCGCGTCCCACCTGGCGAAGCCGTCCTGCTGCCTCCCTCCACACCTTCGAAGATCGTCTGCGTGGGCCGGAACTACGTGGAGCACGCCCGGGAACTCGGGAACCCGATGCCGGACCGCCCCCTCCTCTTCCTCAAGGCACCCTCCTCCGTCCTCGCCCCGGGAGGGACCATCCTCCTTCCCGAGGATTCGGAACAGGTGGAGTACGAAGGGGAGATCGCTCTGGTGGTGGGAAGGACGTGCCACAGGATTCCCGACGGCCATGACCCCCTCATCTACCTCGCCGGGGTGACCCCCCTCAACGACGTGACGGCCAGGGACCTCCAGCGCCTGGACGTCCAATTCACGAGGGCAAAGTCCTTCGACACCTTCTGCCCCTTCGGACCCTGGATGGAGACGGAGCCGGACTGGGAAAACCTGATGGTGACCACGGAGCTGAACGGACGTCCCGTCCAGCAAGGACGGGCGGCCGACATGGCGTTCCCCATCCCCGATCTGGTCCGGTACATCTCGCGGGCCATGACGCTCTTGCCCGGAGACCTCATCGCCACCGGGACCCCTTCGGGCGTGGGCCGCCTGTCGCCGGGAGACCGGGTGACCGTGGAAGTTGCGGGCATCCGCCTGGAGAATTCCGTGGCCCACTGGCCGGCGTCTTGA
- a CDS encoding acylphosphatase — translation MGAEDARAAWRITGKVQGVGFRYFVARHAQILGVRGWARNLADGSVEVQARGTSAALAALERVLGEGPPHSRVERVAALPPSGSLERASSFTIESEFGWT, via the coding sequence ATGGGTGCCGAGGATGCCAGGGCGGCCTGGCGGATCACGGGGAAGGTCCAGGGCGTCGGGTTTCGATACTTCGTGGCCCGCCACGCGCAGATCCTGGGCGTGAGGGGATGGGCCCGGAATCTGGCCGACGGATCGGTGGAGGTTCAGGCCAGGGGGACTTCCGCCGCTCTCGCCGCTCTGGAGCGCGTCCTGGGGGAGGGCCCCCCTCATTCCCGCGTAGAGAGGGTGGCCGCCCTGCCCCCTTCCGGTTCCCTTGAAAGGGCCTCTTCATTCACGATAGAATCCGAGTTCGGCTGGACGTAG